The Prionailurus viverrinus isolate Anna chromosome B1, UM_Priviv_1.0, whole genome shotgun sequence genome includes the window GAGAAGACATAACCCTTCTcctttgttttcatgtctttgcAATTGTTCTTTCTGCCTTAGATACATCCCTTGTCTATCTGGGAAACTGTGTATCTTTTGTGTCTTCTGTGAATCTCTAGTGGACCATATTAGGGAATTAGTTGTCCTCTGTGCACTCAAAGCACCTTAAACAATACATTTTTGGAACATTCATCAAGGTGagttaaaaatacttatttacatCAGTATTTCCCTGATTAAACTATACACTTCTTGAAAATAGAGATCATCTTTAATTGAAATTCAAATGCACAGAAATATAATAATCAAAATCCTTTGTTCATAAGCATGTTTTGCtggttgctttttaattttaaataattcaataagCAATATGAACCTTGCTATATATTGAATGTTTGCATCCCtcaaaaattcatatattgaaacctaATATCCAATGTGATGGTTTTGGAGGCaaggcctttgggaagtgattaggtcattaAGATGGAGCCCTCACGAATGGGATTAGCGTCTTCATAAGAGACCACAGAGAGCTTTTCCACCCCttccatcatgtgaggacacatcAAGAAGACGGCTACCTATGAACAAGTAAGCAGGGTCTCACtggacaccaaatctgccagcagATTTATCTtgcacttcccagcctccagaactgtgagcaataaatgttggttgttaaagccacccaatctatggtatttcTATTAAAGCAGCCTGAACTAATTATGACAAATCTATTACCTAAGCCAAAACTAGAATGTAATATCTAACTGcatcatcattaccatcaccatcttcaacccccaccccctgatAAACATCATCCTGGTTCCTATATTCATGATTCCCTTACCCTTGATCTCTTTTTAATATGATTTAGTTAccacaaacacacatatgtaaatatatatgtgtgtatatatatatatagtagttaTCTATATCTTGATATCTTTTTAATACAtagtatatatctttttaatatatagtatatattaatatatagtaattttctatatcttgatatctttttaatatgatttagttaccacacacacatacataaatatatatatatatatacacatatatatagtaattatctatatctatccatctgtcttaTATTCTAGACAAAAGATGTATCTAGTGtatgtactgtgtgtgtgtgtgtgtgtgtgtgtgtttgtgtgtagtGATATAAttactacacacacatacacactacatatatctatatatctatatctatctatctatctatagagagAAGGAATATATGCCTATTTAGAtgtgtttataataaaatgagtattatgctgtatgtattttttgatatatattattataatccattttaaattccaaaaatTCATCTATATAGTTGCATATAGCTGATTATCATGTAATTGTGTGAACATGCATCAATTTATTCATCTAGTACTCAATTattggacttttgtttttgtttagatttGTGCTAATCTGAATTGTCCTGCTATACACTTTATTGTATATGTTGTCAACATGTAAATGTTTACATGTGTGTAAGTTTCTGCAATGCCTCTCACCCTCCAGATGGCCACATTCTAATTCTCAGAAACTGTGTATACATTAGGTTACACAGCAAAGCGGAATTAAGTTTGTAGATGGAATTAAGgctgctaatcagctgaccttgagATGAGATTATTTGGATTAACTAAGTGGGGCCACTGTCATCCTAAGGGTCTTTATTAGTGGAAGTTCGAGGCAgaagagagaaccagagagatgACAGTTTGAGAGATGACAGCCCATTATTTCTGACTTTGAGGATGGAGGaagggggccatgagccaagggtACAGaaggcttctagaagctggaaaaagctaTTTAACTGTCAGGGGCATTATGTAGGAACATATAAATTTTGTGGATGATGTTGGAACTATATGTGTGGAAAAATATGTGCCAgctcagaaatgaaaagaagactTTGATCTCTGGAGGTATTATTACAAAGAGGGGGAGCCTCCTGAAAATCATGAACATGAATATCTACCACAACTTGGTAGAATTCAATCCCAGATTCAGGTCCTCTTGCAAAAGAAAGCAATGGCATTCCCAGATATGACTGTTCAAGGTTCCAGCTCCTTTTCTCCACCCTTCACAAGCAGAGGAATGACTAAATAGAGAACATAAATTATTAACACCCACTCCTGTAGGTAAGGAGGAAAGATCATAATAGTTACCAAGAAAAATAAGTAGGAAAAGAtatcccatattttttttttgttttaagactGAAAGGCTGATCTGGCTAGAACTAACCTGAATTCAaagataaacaacaaaacaaaaacacagaaacaaaaacaaaataacatgagTAAAATATAGCATTATAGCTAGCAAGATGATAGATTGAATGGTGGATGGATgcatatagatataaatatgtgtaaaacatgaaacaataaataaaacaaaaatttgtgtTGGATGTGCTCTAGGAAATAGgaaatttacctttattttatcatctttactcaaagaaattaaagttgACTCTATAATACATgagttcaaaaaagaaaaagaaaaggaaaccattagAGATATACAAAGTgagagaatagaatagaattgatgaaattaaaaccaaactaaaatcagcaaaacaaaaaactagtatCTTATGAATGAAAGTGAGGGCAAATACAAGGTAAGCATGTAGATGCAGATGAATTCATTGAGAAGACAGGATGAACCCTCTCAAGGAATGGAGAATTTACATCTTGCATATGAACAATCAGTATACCCGaagtaatgaaaaggaaaaaaatggaactgaaaaaaatttcaaatctataataaaagaaataaaaacaatgactgACATGACTGCTTTATTTAATGCAGGCCCCTTTTAAATACAGGTTTTAGTGAACCAACCAAGCTAAGTATTACAGCCACTTCCAGCTGTTAAGACTAGTTTATTGAATCCAGAATTTGTGGTGAGTTAACAATATTGAAAAATTTGGTCCAATCTCGTGCTTCATCCATTCCTTCCTGTTCTAGCACCCTTAGATTTTATTTCAACAGTATTTTGCAGGTTTATTCTGATACGTTAGCAAAATTCTGCCACCCTTTTGTTGTTTAATGTCCCCTCAGATCCAATGTTTGTACTATTTCTTGTGGGATACTATGAAACTAAACTGTATTTAGAAACCTGGAGTTCGgaggcacctgagtagctcagttagttgagtgtctgacttcagctcaggtcatgatctcggttcttgagtttgattcccacattgggcttgctgctgtcagcgcagagcctgctttggatcctctgttcccctctctctaaccctcccccacttgtgctctctctctctctctctctctctctctcaaaaaataaacattaaaaaaaaaagaaacctggagtttGTGAGTGTTGGTGGGTTGAGCCTTGAGGCAAATTAGCATTCCTTGTAAGGAAACTGCCTCATGTGAGGTCCTTATAGTTCTTTCAATCTGGAAAGGGTTTTTCTGCTGGCAAGTGAGACTCAGTGGGGTACGCGAGGTCAAAGTACTCAGATACTGTATTAATCATGCCTTTTTATTGAACACTCACACACTGAACCATAATCTTTCTGTCCCAATCACGTCAGAGCCAGGCATCAGGAAATTAAAGGCAATCCCTACACCCCAGAGCTTGTTGAAATCATTCAAATTAGCCAATCCCAAACCTGCTTAGCTCACTTAGCCTGCTTCTCTCATTCCTTCTGGCAAAAGCCACAATAAAGTCTCTTGCCCACATTCTCCCTTTGTTCCTTCTGCATCTTCACCAGTCTTGTTGTTTCCCCATGTGATCCTATGTGATCCCCCCTCTTCTTCCAAACTGTAACAAACTATCTTTTCAGTGACAGTCTTTCTGTTGACTTCCATATGTGAATAATGATGCTAATACCTCCATTTACAAATAGAtgcatgtaggggcacctgggtggctcagtcagttaatcatccaacttcggctcaggttatgatctcaccttaatgagtttgagccccacgtcaggctctgtgctgacatctcagagcctagagcctgctttggattctgtgtctccctctctctctgcccctctctcactcatgctgtctcttcctctcaaaaataaataaacatttaaaaaatttttaaataaaataaaaatagatgaatgtaGAAACACCCAAATATTCCCCATTTCAAATTTTCAGGTTTCCCCTCTTTCCCCAGTCCTACCTTTTATATGAGAGACCTATAGAGGCTATACATTCAATTTATACTGTATGTATGCAACCAATGGTACATTATGTATTATGTACCATTAGATTGGGGGTCTAAATTTTGACTACATTGGCTCTGCAGTTACAAGAGGGAAGATACTTTTTGAATAGCAGACATAGATACTCTCTGGTTATTTGACCACGGCTTAAGCCAAAAACCTAAAACCCTGAGTTTACTAATTTCTTTAAGCTTTATTCTAAGCCGTTagcctccctctccgcccctcccaccTCACAGCCTACCCCATAGTCCTTGTGTTTCTCATTCAATTATAATGGTCAATTGCAACAACCATTTGATCTGCCAAAAGCTTGCTTTCAATAGTTACTTCATTCTAAGGTACTATAGGTGATAATTAACTTAGAACATGCTACAGACTACCTGTATCCCATTTTCAAGTGGTAATAAAGCTATCAAGATCAGatatcaaataaaatccaaattagaCATCTAATCCTTCCACTACTCAGGAgagcaaaacacaaaacagaaaaagttcATAAATGGACCCACACTTATATTTTATGGTCAGCTGATTTATACCAAGACACTAAAGCTGTTCAattgggaggaaggaagagctTTTCAACTTAATTGGCTATGTATATGGAAGAAATTAATCTTGATCCATATCACATCACACATGGAAATTATTTCAagatggatcacagacttaaacattaaagctaaataaataaatctaaataaataataaataaaattatgtatctcTAAAAAGGGCACATAGTATAAAAGCAACTCcaataactcaataataaaaagacaaacaatccaaattaaaatgggaaaaatactttAATAGGCATTTCACAAAAAGAGTTATACAAATGGTtagtaagcatatgaaaacattttcaaccCCATTAGGGggaaatgagataccacttcacacccacagaatagagaaattaaaaagactgataataccaaatgttggcaaagatgtggagccACTAGAATTCTCATCTGTTACTTGGATTGCAGGGTGGACAGTATAAAATAACTGTGATATTTACCTGGTAATTTCtcataaagttaaatatacacctattctatgacccagaaattttaCATCTTGTTtacccaacagaaatgaaaacatatacacaGAAATATTTGTTACAAGACCCTTTGTAgtagtattttctttataatagccCCTAATTATAAGCAACTCATGTGTCTATCAAAAtggaatgcataaataaattgcGGTACGGAATACTACTCTACAGTAATAAGGCGAGAGCTAcagatacatgcaacaacataaatgaacctcaaaaatatGTTAAGGTAAGGAAAACAGGCACAAAAAAGTATATAACATggtgttccattttttaaaaagttctatgaCAGGAAAAACTAATACACactgaaagaactgaaagaaaccagaatGGTGTTTGATCCTGGTGGAAGGGAAAGAGGGTGGGAGTAAGTTGGGATTGGTAGGGGAAGGGCTTGGAGTGGTCTTTCTACGGTGGTGGAAATGCTCTATACCTTTATAGGGGTGTGGATTACATGGCTATAAGCATTATTAAAAACTCATCAAACTATAAAGTTAAGGTCAGGGGATGTCTctctatgtaaattatacctcagtttgaagaaaaaaagtactAGTTTGAactcttatttcttccttacgGAATTGGCAAAAATTGGAAAGTTTGACAACCTGCTTTGCCATGGAGGCTAAGCAGTCCCCTTCCCGCACACACTCCCTTTCATAGGATCCTGGCTGAGAGGCCAGGCTGTTTCAACTTCTCTGTCAGCCGCTGCCCTGAGCTGAGGGCACAACACTGTGACCTCTCAGTCTCTCCTAGCCTCTACCTTCTGAACTTGAAGGCCAAATTGCTGTTACTTCTTTcatgaaaaagaggaaattttttgTAAAGCTACCTTTCTCAGGAGCAGTAACCCATCTACTTGTAGTCGTATTTCCCTGCTTACCAACAGCCAAAAGTTTGGGGTAACACTGCAGTTTTGGCAAAACAGCTGTATATCgattctctctgccctcatcCACTGAAATGCTTCTTCACCCCCCTCTCTCTAGATTCAGATGGTGGCCAACCTGTCCTGTTCTCATGCAGCCAATGAAAGTCAGCAGAGAGAAACTTTtttcatactttcttttcttccctttcagaatgcatatgcagaaaatatttctcctttttgttttattttgttgttattcatAGCTCAAGGAATTCTACTTAAGGCAAACTCATATAAAAACACCCAtctttttgagtatatttttccctttctcttcaaaAATGTGCTGAGTTGCCTTAGAAAAGAATGCTACTTATTATGTCTTACTTGGTTGGAAAAATTATGCTCATGACTGATTGCAAGAAGGATGGTCCGCCCACTCTTCCAGATGGTACAAAATGTCATCTTGGACTAAGTCAAACTTTCAGACAACTGTTTACTAGAATGGTAATCCCTTTGGTTCTGTGCTACCCCAGTATATTTAtcattccccccccctttttttttttgcttcaggtTGAGTTTCTAATGTTTGCATTCAAAAGTGTCTTGACTACTACAACTCATTTAGCTATGTGTATCTTTACCACCTCTCTTTAGGACATTTCTGCTTCAATGATTTCCTGATCCTCAATCATAGCATTGTTGCACATGATCTCTGAGAGCTGAAAGCAGTATTTGCTGAGGCTCTGGACCAGGTGGTAGGTATGGAGGTGACAGGATCCTTCTGAAGACCAAATCTGTAGATCTCAGGGATTAGCTACaaatgaagggagagagaagagttgGAATGTTCCTTATTtctagagcaaaaaaaaaaaaatggggagctGTCTACTCcttttggaaaatgaaagaatCTGTGGAAGGATACCTGTTTGTAGGAGAGAGAAGAATAGAAGTTATGTTTCAGAGACCCTTGGCATGCCCCTTTCCGTGCAAAGGTGCTGCATCCAAACTTCTGAGGAGGCCTCAAGCTGAAGTTGGTAAACTGCCTCCAAGTTCCAGGGGAATAATAGGCCATGTAGTAGATCCCAGGTACACTGTAAGCACTCCTATAGGTATATGACTATTTCAGGAACAACTAATAGTATGAGAACCCTCTGGACCCCACCCTTGACCTTACTCCACAAACTGAGGacacttgttttttaaattttttttattttaaggttatgtatttatttggaaagagagagagagagcatgagtggggtagaggcagagagagggaagacagagaatcccaagcaggttccatgctatcagcacagagcccaatgcagggctcaaactcacaaaatgtgagatcatgacctaagccaaaatcaagagtcagacgtttaagaaactgagccacccaagtgccctgaggaCACTTGGTTTTGAGGCAATACAGTGTTTAATCACAGGGTAATAGAAGTATCACAAAATATAGTAACAAGATGGCCCAAGGTGAGAGAAACAAACTGTACCCGGAGTCTGGCTCATGCACATAGGGCTTTCCTGACATCGCGGTCTCTGTGTCAATCCATGACAGATAATTAGACACCTTCGTGTACACTCCAGGCAGTTTCTTCCGGCCACAGCCAACTCCCCAGCTGACAATGCCTAGTTGGTACCATATGCTTTGGTGGTTGTTTTTCTGGCAAACCAGAGGACTCCCACTGTCACCCTATGAGAGAAAAGTTGTTTGGGAGTGGAAGGGACAGTAGCAAATAACTTCTATAGCCTATTGAGGTGTGGGCAACTGGCATAAGGCAAAAAGCACTTATGGTCTTTTGACAAGGGAACAGTTTATGCTATCCAGCCACATGACTATGCTTCCCAGCTGCATGACTGTCAAAGTTGCAAACAATTTGGTCAAAAGCAATGGTAATGAATGACAATTTGATTTACAAAAATCAGTatccatcatcatcattatcatctagTCATATGGGTTCATTTTGATGTACCAAGAATTGGTTTTCTAATCCATTTTGCCTCTAAgcacttttgttgtttttcagaaTTCTTCCAATTTCCCCCACACCTTTTACTTTACATCTATTTTCAGCCAACCCATTTTGGTCTTTTTGTAttgttcataatagcaaaaagtaaaaaacaaacacaaaagtctATTATGCCTCATAATAGATCATTGGTTGAAGACAGCAGGCAAGCAAActgatatatataaaacacatatgaTATAAAATGTGGTTCAAAGCagtacattttaaacaatttacaaattttaaaatgtcacgaAAAAGATTGCCAAATAAGCACAAGTAAGGGGAACAGACATCATTGACATGAAACTTGAAGAATACATAATCTTTCAATGCCTTCAAATCTTTgggcccattttttaaatttaaacttttattgtttaaatatagttgacatacaatgtcatattagtttcaggtgcatacCATAGTGATTCGATGATTATATGTGTTACACAATGCcgtgataagtgtagttaccctctgtcaccatttaacgttattgcagcactattcactatattccctatgctatactttccatctctgtgacttattaaATTCTACTGAAAATTATGTATCTTCatctaaaaaattagaaatctcaGGTATGGAAAAAGAACATGAAGAATAGTcataattatacaaataaataaatttatatataaacacacacgtATGATTGTGTATAAAAAGAATGTTTCaggaggtgcccgggtggctgagtcagttaaacatccaactttggctcagatcatgtttcatggttcatgagttcaagccctgtgtcaggctctgtgctgacagctcagagtctagctcctactttggattctgtgtctccctctctctctgtaccttcccacttgcactctccctccctctctctctctctttctctaaaaaataaactaacattgaaacatataaaaataatatttcaggaAAGAAGGCAACACTGTAAAAATGGTTTCTCTGGAGAGTGAACAGGAGAACAAGTTTAAGATGTAAACTTCCTCTTCACTGTACTTCCAATTTGTACAATTCCAAATgagttaaataaacatttctcattCCAGCCATACAGAGGCAACCCCTTAGTCAAATATAATTTTCCACATCCTTGAATATGCAAATATGAATACATCATTATTGTTTTACAGAAGTAGGTTTGGGTGGTACATATTGTTTCACAGCttacaaagatttatttttgaaaatgttaagtgACACCCCAAATGTTGAAAAGAAGCACCATTCAACAATATGCCAAAAGTccaaatccaaaacaaaacaaaaaatgatatgggtttatttgattttttaaaccaGATTGTTATCATGAACAAATTGCTGTGCCCATCAACTTACTTTGAATCAAACTGTTCTTTACCAAATTCCTTGAAGTCATTGCTAAGTCCCATGACCTATtgctaaaataaagaattataatCCCTTCTGTGGATATGAGGGGATCTATGTGAAAGATGTCAGGCAGAACAGCAATACAGTTAAAATCGTAAATTTCTGGAGCCAAACAGATCTTGGTTGAAACTCCAGGGAGAAGATTTAGCTGAGGGAATGTGAAAATTTTCTTCAGCATTTTAAGGCTCAGCTTTTATGCTGGTGATAATAGCTATCTTTCCTGCAATACAGCTGTATGTATGGAAGGAAATGACAGCTGTGAAGCCCTGTGCACCATGATATATGGCAACCCTGTACTCAATGGTAGCTCCCTGCATTTCTGTGGCCATTGAACCAGCCAAATCTGTGCATGACCAGGCTGAGCTGCTAGATTTGGTGTCCTGTTTCCACTGGAACCCAAAAGATGGCTTCAATCTCAGAAGATAGTGTGCCTTCATTAGAATTCTGAGTCTGACATTTAACTTGTTCCTGTGTCCTCTGCAAGGCTGTCAGCTTCCctgatcctcagtttccccatatgaaATAGGCCTGCCTCCTAGGGCTAGTTTGCAACCCTTTCGTGTATTTGTGGAAACGGTTAATGTGCTACTAAGCACTGAACATGCATAAAAGATGGTgatggagaggggtgcctgggtaattcagtaggttaagtgtccaactttggctcaggtcatgacttcggctgaggtcatgacttcggctgaggtcatgatctcacggttcatgggttcgagccccgcatcgggctctgtgctgacagctcggagcctggaccctgctttggattttgtgtctcccttttgctatgctcctcccccactcacactgtgtgtctctctatctctctcaaaaataaagactaaaaaaaatttaaagagatggtgatgaagaaaattatatttataacatttagtATGACCATCCTCTGCTCTGCATCATTTTAAGTGCTTTTGTGCATTGACTCACTTAAGTTTCACACTAGTCCTAAAAGGTAGAAACTcttaatattccattttgcagatgaataaatctgaaaaagCACAGGCACAGAGGGAAGTCACAAGCAATAAGTAGAGGAGCTGAGAGGGGGGAACTAGGGGACCCTCCACCCCTAATCACTATCCCACAGAGTCTCCCTTTGGTTACAGAGCATCTGTACAGGGCTGAATAGCATCCCTCCCAAATTTATGTCCAtatggaacctcagaatgtgagcttatttggaaataaggcttttgcaaatgtaattagttaaattAAGATGAAGTTCTACTGGATTATGGTGGGTCCTAATCCGACAACTGAAATCCTTATAAGAAAACAAGAGATACACATACAAGGGAGAAGTCCATGTGAAGATGGGGGTAGTAACTGGAATGACGCACCTGCAAGCTAAGGAATGCCCCTGATTGCTGGAAACTACCAGAAGcaagaagaggcaaagaaatatccttccctagagcctccagggGGAACATGACTCTACCAATGCCTTGATTTTGGAACTCCagcttccaaaactgtgagacagTATATTTCTATTGTTTGAATCCACcctgtttgtggtaatttgttatggtagCTTTAGGAAACTcatccagaagaggaagaggggagccAATTATCCTGAAAATATTGGCCAGCCCTCTGTAGCGACCCTTCTCCAAGCAAGGGACAAGCTCCATTACCTGGCAGGCGTCCTTCCCACCTTGAGGGCTCCCAGCACACAGCATGTTCCTGGTGAGTATAGGCACCTTATGGGAGCATGTTTCCCATTTGACCAGCTTGATGTTGACTTTTTGCAGCCGTGAAGCCATATCTTGCATAGGAACTGACACAAAGAAGAAGCAGATGGGGAAAGGACCCTGAGCTCAAAGTGGTCCCTTTGGGTTGAGGTCAAACAGCCACCCAGCATCATGTATTTTCAGCTCAATAGCAAAGGAGCTACTGTGTGACCCAGAGAACTACCCAGATATGGAATTAGTGAGGAGAGAATTGAAAGGCATTCAGGAGACCCTCAAGCCTATCTTCTCTGAATCTAGAGCTCCTCACAGCTGGGTCTTTATTGGATCTCAGCCTGAGTGCACTCTTCTGCAGAAAGTGCCAACTCCAGGTACAGTCCTAAAAAGGTATTTCATTTAAATCCATAAGCACGTAAAGAGGACCCATTATGAGAAATTCTGTCCAGGGGTCTATGGATCATAAAGATGGATTTGAATCATGTCAGGGCCTTTAACATGGAAGAGATGAACCTAACACCTAGAATGTTCACACCCTGAAGATGAGGACATTTCCCTTTTTGTATATTGCTGAATTCCCAGAGCCTAGAACACTGCCTGGGTCATAGAAGAGGCTCAATGAATATGTGCTGAATAAAGCATGAAGAACTCTAAGAAGGTGGCCTGTTTTGAATTTCATGGAAAGCTTCCAAGGGTAATTTCCAATGAGGAATTCTAAAACAGCTCCAAGCTTTGGGACCATGTGGGAATCAGTGTACTGCCATCTGTGTGCCTACTTAGAAGAATGGCGCtaagatttttcttctgttcttttgattttGGACACATTTACCAAGAATAATGACAAAAAGGCACCATTTTATGGTTTGGCAGGGCAAAATGGTCGGAGTAGGTTACAGATTAACTCTATAAGAACAAATTTATATTCAGTTTATCCCCTTCTTCTTGGCCTGGAtctgtggttttcaaatatttgggctAGCAAGCACTTTTCATAGAGGAGCAGAACTGACACCATCAACCGGAACAGAGTTGCTCTGCTGACATTAGTGTGGACTTCTTGCAGCCTAGTCAATTTTGCCACCCCTTTGCCCCTTAATATGTTCCTCAAAATTCTCCCAAGTCATCCTTGGATTCTGAACACTTCTCCCTGGGTTATTATTGAGGCCTTGTTTAGGGTTTGTGTTCTATAATATGGATATAAAACTTGGTATAGGAGCCCAGGAAGGCCAAGGAAAGATGATTCACATGTTGACTGAGGAGAAGGTTCATCATGGGTTCTTAAATGAGAAACTGAAGTTTCCAAATCCACCAGACAGACTTCCCAGAGCTATAAGAGCCTCCagagttttctttctcattgcctacATCAACCAGAGTGCCACCTCCCATTGGGTTGGGCTATAGTAACTCACTGGTAATGCCCCATCCAGTCACCCAGCAGTTTCTCCATTTCTGTATGTCATTAACCTCTGACAGGCAGATGGGTACTTCCTTGACACCCAATTTAAATGGAGATTTGAGTAAGAGCAAAGCAATGTCATTATCCAAGAACCAGCTGTCAAAATAAGGGTGAATAATTGACTTGTCCACTTTCATCCTTGTCAAGTTCTTGGTATCAATGTTTCTTTCACCATGTATAATCTCCAAGCCAGATTttatctcaaaacaaaagaaggagaaaaaaaggtaagttaTAGAAGGGCAAAAAAAGGTGagccttaaaagaaaataattccaccAATGCAAGGCTGTGATCCTGAGAGCTGGAGGGGTGGAGGCAGCTGGGGCCATGTACTTGGGCCCTGACCAGGCAAAAGAAGACTGACTTGAGCTCCATTCTTGCACTGTTGCCAACCAGCTTTTGACTTGATGGCTTCTTGGGCA containing:
- the LOC125164021 gene encoding serine protease 52-like — protein: MTGWRDGRAVLMLLINLLLPRAHSSPAWTCGQRTSTKPEKSEILEITGGESADIIDFPWQVRILYQGRHLCGGSILSEWWILTAAHCFINRNNFEIKSGLEIIHGERNIDTKNLTRMKVDKSIIHPYFDSWFLDNDIALLLLKSPFKLGVKEVPICLSEVNDIQKWRNCWVTGWGITIPMQDMASRLQKVNIKLVKWETCSHKVPILTRNMLCAGSPQGGKDACQGDSGSPLVCQKNNHQSIWYQLGIVSWGVGCGRKKLPGVYTKVSNYLSWIDTETAMSGKPYVHEPDSGYSLFLSPWAILLLYFVILLLPCD